Proteins encoded by one window of Channa argus isolate prfri chromosome 1, Channa argus male v1.0, whole genome shotgun sequence:
- the lbx1a gene encoding transcription factor LBX1a has translation MTSKEDSKCPAVLEERRLSPLDQLPPPANSNKPLTPFSIEDILNKPSVRRNFSLSGAAHLLSPGDKMPSAGHSLSSRSLLSQTSPLCALEELASKTFKGLEVSVLQAAEGRDGLALFGQRNTPKKRRKSRTAFTNHQIYELEKRFLYQKYLSPADRDQIAQQLGLTNAQVITWFQNRRAKLKRDLEEMKADVESAKAAGTVAFEKLSKLAELEKCASGGMAGGSVPTPGSTETDQVSSRSPHDTIENLDSSRSHVSPPSLASSRYTDRVSSTFCSEDEDEEIDVDD, from the exons ATGACCTCTAAGGAGGACTCGAAATGCCCAGCGGTGCTGGAGGAGCGGAGGCTCAGTCCGCTGGATCAGCTCCCACCGCCGGCCAACTCCAACAAGCCACTGACGCCTTTTAGCATCGAGGACATCCTCAACAAGCCATCGGTGAGGAGAAACTTTTCTCTAAGCGGAGCAGCTCACCTCCTCTCTCCCGGAGACAAAATGCCCTCGGCGGGTCACAGCCTGTCCAGCCGGTCGCTGCTCAGCCAAACCTCCCCGCTCTGCGCGCTGGAGGAGCTGGCCAGCAAAACCTTCAAGGGCCTGGAAGTGAGCGTCCTGCAGGCTGCCGAGG GGCGAGACGGCCTGGCGCTCTTTGGTCAGAGGAACACCCCAAAGAAGCGACGGAAGTCCCGCACGGCATTTACCAACCACCAAATCTATGAGCTGGAGAAGCGCTTTCTGTACCAGAAGTACCTGAGCCCGGCGGACCGGGACCAGATCGCTCAGCAGCTCGGTCTGACTAATGCGCAGGTCATCACCTGGTTTCAGAACCGACGGGCAAAGCTCAAGCGGGACTTGGAGGAGATGAAAGCGGACGTGGAGTCTGCCAAGGCCGCGGGAACTGTGGCCTTTGAGAAGCTGTCCAAACTGGCCGAGTTGGAGAAGTGTGCTTCGGGAGGTATGGCCGGGGGATCGGTGCCCACGCCAGGCAGCACTGAGACGGACCAGGTCTCCTCCAGGTCGCCGCATGACACTATCGAGAACCTCGACTCCAGCCGATCGCACGTGTCGCCTCCCTCACTGGCGTCATCCCGGTACACTGACCGGGTAAGCAGCACGTTTTGCTCTGAGGATGAAGACGAGGAGATTGACGTGGATGACTGA